In Nostoc sp. UHCC 0926, a single genomic region encodes these proteins:
- a CDS encoding tetratricopeptide repeat protein produces the protein MVEFVGREEELQNLHQLLQDNKQVAIAAIAGMGGVGKTELALQYAIQQRETYNGGLCWLLAKTEDVGIQVVQFARTQLDLKPPEDLDLPAQVQYCWRRWREGEVLLVLDDVTDYEQVKPYLQSLPSRFKVLMTTRQKWGRIAQLSLDVLQPEAALKLLKSLLKETPERIERELVIANQLCEWLGYLPLGVELVGRYLARKQDLSLTEMLRRLENKRLDERSLSKSKLEADMTAQRGVLAAFELSWQELEDNDKQLGCLLSLFAAAPIPWKLVEQCVTEEYEGELEEIRDDRLLNLHLLQRKGEGSYQLHPLLREFFQYKLTSLDKGEELKRSLCEVMVAVAKEIPNSPTLKEITAVSPAIPHIGEVVNHLIQYVSDDDLLWPFYGNATFYNAQGLYNQGLPWFKQCLEVAKKHLGDEHPSVASSLNNLASLYRSQGRYSEAEPLYIQALELWRKLLGDEHPDVAQSLNNLAYLYYSQGRYSEAEPLYIQALALWRQLFGDEHPDVAQIFNNLALLYYSQGKYSEAEPLYIQALALRCKLLGDEHPDIASSLNNLASLYDSQGRYSEAEPLYIQALALRHKLLGNEHPDVAQSFNNLALLYRSQGRYSEAEPLYIQALALWRKLLGDEHPDIASSLNNLASLYRSQGRYSEAEPLYIQALALSRKLLGDEHPDVAQSLNNLALLYYSQGRYSEAKPLYIKALALWRQLLGDGHPDVATSLNNLAALYKSQEKYNEAKPLYIQALALRRKLLGEEHPDVASSLNNLALLYYSQDRYSEAEPLYMQALELWRKLLGEEHPDVASSLNNLALLYDSQGRYSEAEPLYMQALDIFQRRLGANHPNTVTVRENLVYLRDRLSQNPE, from the coding sequence GTGGTGGAATTTGTCGGGCGTGAGGAAGAATTGCAAAACCTCCATCAACTTTTGCAGGATAATAAACAAGTAGCGATCGCAGCGATCGCTGGGATGGGTGGAGTTGGTAAAACAGAACTCGCCCTGCAATATGCCATCCAGCAACGCGAAACATATAACGGTGGGCTTTGCTGGTTGCTGGCAAAAACTGAGGATGTGGGCATTCAAGTTGTGCAGTTTGCTAGAACGCAGCTTGATTTAAAGCCGCCAGAGGATTTGGATTTACCCGCGCAAGTGCAATACTGTTGGCGGCGTTGGCGTGAAGGTGAGGTGCTGCTAGTGCTGGATGATGTCACCGACTACGAGCAAGTCAAGCCTTACTTACAGTCGCTACCTTCTCGGTTTAAAGTGTTGATGACTACACGCCAGAAGTGGGGACGCATCGCACAGTTATCTTTAGATGTGCTGCAACCAGAAGCAGCCTTAAAGTTATTAAAATCTTTACTCAAAGAAACACCAGAGCGAATTGAGCGAGAATTAGTTATAGCAAATCAGTTGTGTGAGTGGCTGGGATATTTACCTTTGGGTGTGGAATTAGTGGGGCGCTATCTGGCGCGGAAACAGGATTTATCTCTAACAGAAATGTTGCGGCGGTTGGAGAACAAGCGACTAGATGAGCGTTCCCTCTCTAAATCTAAGTTGGAAGCCGACATGACAGCACAACGAGGTGTGTTAGCAGCCTTTGAGTTGAGTTGGCAGGAATTAGAAGACAACGATAAACAATTGGGCTGTTTATTGAGTTTATTTGCAGCCGCACCCATACCTTGGAAGTTGGTAGAACAGTGTGTAACAGAAGAATACGAGGGAGAGTTAGAAGAAATTAGAGATGATCGCTTGCTGAATCTGCATTTACTCCAACGTAAAGGTGAGGGGAGCTATCAATTACATCCACTGCTACGGGAGTTTTTTCAATATAAGCTTACAAGTTTAGATAAGGGTGAGGAATTAAAGCGATCGCTTTGCGAGGTAATGGTAGCAGTTGCCAAAGAGATTCCTAACTCGCCCACTCTTAAGGAAATCACCGCAGTTTCTCCCGCTATTCCTCATATAGGTGAAGTAGTGAATCATCTCATTCAATACGTTAGTGATGATGATTTACTTTGGCCTTTCTACGGCAACGCTACATTTTATAATGCTCAAGGTTTATATAACCAGGGTTTACCCTGGTTTAAACAATGTCTAGAAGTCGCTAAAAAACACTTGGGAGATGAACATCCATCTGTCGCCTCTAGCCTTAACAACCTAGCGTCACTCTATCGTTCTCAAGGCAGATACAGCGAAGCCGAACCCCTTTACATCCAAGCATTGGAACTCTGGCGTAAGCTGCTCGGAGATGAACATCCAGATGTTGCACAAAGCCTCAACAACCTAGCGTATCTCTACTACTCTCAAGGCAGATACAGCGAAGCCGAACCCCTTTATATCCAAGCATTGGCACTCTGGCGTCAACTGTTCGGAGATGAACATCCAGATGTCGCACAAATTTTTAATAACCTAGCGTTACTCTACTACTCCCAAGGCAAATACAGCGAAGCCGAACCCCTTTACATCCAAGCTTTAGCACTTAGGTGCAAGCTGCTTGGAGATGAACATCCAGATATCGCCTCTAGCCTTAACAACCTAGCGTCACTCTACGACTCCCAAGGCAGATACAGCGAAGCCGAACCCCTTTACATCCAAGCTTTAGCACTCAGGCACAAGCTGCTTGGAAATGAACATCCAGATGTCGCACAAAGTTTTAATAACCTAGCGTTACTCTATCGTTCCCAAGGCAGATACAGCGAAGCCGAACCCCTTTACATCCAAGCATTGGCACTCTGGCGCAAGCTGCTTGGAGATGAACATCCAGATATCGCCTCTAGCCTTAACAACCTAGCGTCACTCTATCGTTCCCAAGGTAGATACAGCGAAGCTGAACCCCTTTACATCCAAGCTTTAGCACTCTCGCGCAAGCTGCTCGGAGATGAACATCCAGATGTCGCACAAAGCCTAAACAACCTAGCGTTACTCTACTACTCCCAAGGCAGATACAGCGAAGCCAAACCCCTTTACATCAAAGCTTTGGCACTCTGGCGTCAACTGCTCGGAGATGGACATCCAGATGTCGCCACTAGCCTGAACAACCTAGCGGCACTCTACAAGTCCCAAGAAAAATATAACGAAGCCAAACCCCTTTACATCCAAGCTTTGGCGCTCAGGCGCAAGCTGCTCGGAGAAGAACATCCAGATGTCGCCTCTAGCCTCAACAACCTAGCGTTACTCTACTACTCTCAAGACAGATACAGCGAAGCCGAACCGTTGTACATGCAAGCATTGGAACTCTGGCGTAAGCTGCTCGGAGAAGAACATCCAGATGTCGCCTCTAGCCTCAACAACCTAGCGTTACTCTACGACTCCCAAGGCAGATACAGC
- a CDS encoding agenet domain-containing protein: MKNRVLFAMKIREAWVGTLIPSGFAASPYAVGQKAEVLWQEEWYPATVLNINDDQCYITYDGYDSSCNEWVGYSRFRPSFQTGDSVRILWKGIWYQGQVLEVSNNLYKVTYDGYDRSWDEWVEPFRVSR; this comes from the coding sequence ATGAAAAACAGAGTATTGTTTGCCATGAAGATCAGGGAAGCTTGGGTAGGAACATTGATTCCTAGTGGTTTTGCTGCTTCACCCTATGCTGTGGGACAAAAGGCTGAGGTTCTTTGGCAGGAAGAATGGTATCCGGCAACAGTTCTTAATATTAATGATGATCAGTGCTATATTACCTACGACGGTTATGATAGCTCCTGCAATGAATGGGTTGGATATTCACGCTTTCGCCCATCATTTCAAACGGGAGATTCAGTAAGAATTTTGTGGAAGGGGATATGGTATCAAGGACAGGTTTTAGAAGTTAGTAACAATCTTTATAAAGTTACTTATGATGGCTACGATCGCTCTTGGGATGAGTGGGTTGAACCTTTCAGGGTAAGCAGATAG